TgggttgccttttttttttttttgtttttttatgaaATCTTTCCTCTATACGATTGCCAATTTATACTCCctttttgtttcatatccatgtaCTATATCATAGATAAAATATCGAGTACTTGTATATGGAGTGTCATGTGCATGTGTTTGTGTGTATTTGTGGTGTGTGTATGATGTTATTGATAATGTATGGTTTGTCACATGTTGCTGTAGTTTCAGTTGTTGTGGCACCTCTTACCAAAATCTTGTACTGCAGGCTCAAACATCACCATGGACGATAGCTTGTACGATGAATTCGGCAACTACATTGGACCAGACATTGATTCGGATCATGAATCTGATGGGGATGAGGAAGAGGATGAAGACATCACTGATAAGCCCACAGAAGAAGCACCTGGCTCCGACGATGAGGATGGCAATGCCGCTGCCAATGGGTGGTTGACCACTTCAAATGATGTTGACATGGATAACCAGATTGTTCTTGCTGAAGACAAAAAGTACTACCCTACTGCCGAAGAGGTCTATGGCGAAGACGTTGAAACCCTTGTCATGGATGAAGACGAACAACCTCTTGAACAACCAATCATAAAGCCTGTGAGAAACATAAAGTTTGAGGTGGGCGTGAAGGATTCGTCCACATACGTCTCAACCCAATTTCTTCTTGGTCTAATGTCAAATCCCACCCTCGTTCGCAATGTTGCGTTGATTGGGAACCTCCAGCATGGCAAGACTGTTTTCATGGACATGCTGGTCGAGCAGACACACCACATCTCCACCTTTGATCAAAACAGTGAGAAGCACATGAGGTATACGGATACAAGGATTGACGAGCAAGAGAGGAGGATTTCGATTAAGGCAGTGCCCATGTCTCTAGTTCTCGAAGATAGCAATGCAAAATCCTATCTTTGTAATATCATGGACACTCCTGGCCACGTAAATTTCTCTGACGAGATGACTGCTGCACTCAGGCTTGCTGATGGCGCTGTGTTAATTGTGGATGCTGCAGAAGGAGTAATGGTAAAAAGTTcattgtctttttttttcttcccttttttttttttttttttttttttttttgggacagaTTCAAACTGAAAGACCATGGCTACCCAATGGTTTGGACCTATCTTGAAGTGTGATAAATGAAACCCTATGCCCCTTCTTCCCTTGAGTGACCTTGGCTCGCAAACTTCATTCAATAATTGCCAATCTCATATTATCCACCTTTcaatttcaattttctatagctAAGAAGAAAAACCCCACATATGCTCCTCCATGTAATTTTGCATGGAAAATCTGGTCAGCAGTTCTCAACAGTTTTACCGTCAGCTGGTATATCCACAATCGGCAAGTGCTTTATTCTTTATTTGTAGTTTTAGCATCAGTTGGTTTATCGAACTTCATAATTTACACTTAATTCTTCCCACAATCATGTCCAATAAATGCTTGGCTGGCTTACTGATGCAAAGAGGGAGTCTGAGATAAGCAGAAGGAAGTTTATGTGGTTTACATCCGAAAACCCAGGAAAGACATTTTTCTTTGCTCAGCTGATAACCCAGCAATTTCCTTTgctgaatgtccacattttgccCAGATACCACCTTGGAATGACAAAGAACCTTGCACAAATTATCAACTTGAGTCTGGTCAGCCTCatagatttttttgtttttgagagGTACTGAAATTTTATTAGAACAAGAAAAGACTCTTAGAATAGGGATGATAAGGCATCATACAAAATACAAAGGTGATGATTCTCCTAAAGAACACCTACATAAATCCTCAGGACTATCAGCAAAGTCCTTGGACACTCTAGCCCAATGAATAGCCATTCACTTCACTTTGATGAAGGCCGCATCGCATTAGTTATCCTAAAAAGTCCTGTTCTTGCGGTCATGCCAATTCGCCCATAAGATAGCAAGCAAGGATATCCTCCACAGAGAAACCTCCTTTTACACCCCTTCCTACTGCTGTGTCAGGCTCTAAAAAGTTCACCAATTCAAGACATTATAACCCACTCCAGCCTCAGAATTACAGGGTATCGTATTTGTTGATGAAGTGAAGGTGGTGTAaatcttaaaaaaatattttccacCAAGAATCCGTTAACTAATCCTTCATCCTTTATCTGTCATGTACGTAAGATTTACATGATAACATCTCTTTCTTTCATCGAGGGTTCTACCAAGTATCAATTGATTTTTTTCTAAAGTATGTGAAAATTAATTTTCTTTGTATGATTGTCTGACTTCTACAATTTACTTCTTTGTTACCTATATTTGTAGTAAAAGTTTCTGTCAAACTCATATAAAATAGGAAAAATGCTAATAgagtgagtgttttttttttctttctcttctttgtaTAGATCTTGTTTAATCTTCTGACTTGTGTTTGACAACTCATGTTGGGTTTTATAACTTACCAGGCTTACTGGGATCAGATTTTCTAGGATCTCTATGTTCTATTTTGATGAATCAGAATTCTCAGATGAAAATATACTAACAAATTTTTTTGTTGGTTACAGTTTGATATTATTTATCGTGACCTTGATCGCATTTGTCTGATTAATTGTTTCTATGATCATGTTATGATCCATGTCGATATTTTCATGACCAGGTTAACACCGAGAGAGCCATTCGGCATGCTATTCAGGAACGACTTCCTATTGTGGTTGTAATCAATAAGGTAACTGTTTAATTTCTCATTCAGGAAaagcctttattattattattattatttgcattttcttttgaattttcttttgaagTGCATGCTTCCAAAAATGCCTGAAATTTCCTCTCTTTATATTTCAAGGTTGACAGGCTGATAACAGAACTTAAACTGCCACCAGCTGATGCTTATCACAAGTTAAGGAATACATTGGAAGTCATCAATGACCTGATCTCTTCATTCTCTACCACAGCAGGAGGCATCCAAACGGTTGACCCAGCTGCCGGAAATGTATGCTTCGCCAGTGCCAGTGCAGGGTGGTCCTTCACCCTCCAATCGTTTGCCAAACTCTATGTTAAACTTCACGGAATTCCATTTGATGCTGCAAAGTTTGCTAAACGACTCTGGGGAGACATGTACTATCACCCCGATGACCGAGTTTTCAGGAAGAAACCCCCAATGAGTGGAGGCGAAAGATCTTTTGTGCAGTTTGTTCTCGAACCCCTATACAAGATATATAGTCAAGTCATCGGAGAACATAAGAAGAGTGTGGAGGCCACTCTAGCAGAACTTGGTGTCACTCTTAGTAATGCAGCATATAGACTGAATGTCAGGCCTTTACTGAGGCTGGCTTGCAGCTCAGTTTTCGGGTCTGCCACTGGCTTCACTGACATGTTGGTTGAGCACATCCCTTCGGCTAGGGATTCTGCAGTTAGGAAGATAGAGCACACATACACAGGGCCTCAAGACTCGATGATTGCCGAGGCTATGAAAGACTGTGATCCTTCTGGCCCACTCATGGTTAATGTGACCAAGCTTTATCCAAAGTCTGATTGTAGTGTTTTTGATGCTTTTGGTAGAGTTTATAGTGGTACCATTCAGACAGGACAGACGTTACGTGTACTGGGTGAAGGTTATTCACCGGATGATGAGGAAGACATGACCGTCAAAGAAGTTACGAAGTTGTGGGTTTATCAAGCTCGGTACCGCATTCCTATTAGTAAGGCGCCGGCAGGTTCCTGGGTTCTTATTGAAGGTGTGGATGCTTCGATCATGAAGACTGCGACCCTTTGTCCCCTGGATTTGGACGAAGAGGTGTACATCTTTCGGCCTCTTCGCTTCAACACTCTGCCTGTTGTCAAGACAGCAACTGAACCGTTGAATCCTAGTGAGTTGCCAAAAATGGTCGAAGGTCTTCGAAAAATTAGTAAGAGTTATCCTTTGGCTATTACCAAAGTCGAGGAGTCAGGGGAGCACACAATATTAGGGACAGGGGAGATTTATTTGGATTCTATCATGAAGGATCTTAGAGAGCTCTATTCTGAAGTAGAAGTCAAGGTAGCCTCTTATACTTCATGCCATCCTCTTAACTGCTTAAATCAAGAGGATAGTTTTCGTTGTCATGCTTATAGGATTTAGGATATTATTTCAAGTGTTTTGCTGACTCCATGTGCCTGTACATCCCAGCTCCTTTACGCACCCACATGCAAATTTGGTGCACATCAGGTGTGTCTCAGCATGTGTGTCTTATCAACAGTAACCAATAAACTAATTTCCTCTtgcaaatacttttttttttttttttttgaaaaggaaCAAAATCTTTATTAAAGAACAAATGAAGAGCATTACAAGAGAAGCATCGAGGGACCGATATCTATTGACTCTCTCATCACCTCCGCTTTAGTGAGTCTATCAGCTGCCTTATTAGTATCCCTC
This DNA window, taken from Magnolia sinica isolate HGM2019 chromosome 14, MsV1, whole genome shotgun sequence, encodes the following:
- the LOC131224643 gene encoding 110 kDa U5 small nuclear ribonucleoprotein component CLO; this translates as MDDSLYDEFGNYIGPDIDSDHESDGDEEEDEDITDKPTEEAPGSDDEDGNAAANGWLTTSNDVDMDNQIVLAEDKKYYPTAEEVYGEDVETLVMDEDEQPLEQPIIKPVRNIKFEVGVKDSSTYVSTQFLLGLMSNPTLVRNVALIGNLQHGKTVFMDMLVEQTHHISTFDQNSEKHMRYTDTRIDEQERRISIKAVPMSLVLEDSNAKSYLCNIMDTPGHVNFSDEMTAALRLADGAVLIVDAAEGVMVNTERAIRHAIQERLPIVVVINKVDRLITELKLPPADAYHKLRNTLEVINDLISSFSTTAGGIQTVDPAAGNVCFASASAGWSFTLQSFAKLYVKLHGIPFDAAKFAKRLWGDMYYHPDDRVFRKKPPMSGGERSFVQFVLEPLYKIYSQVIGEHKKSVEATLAELGVTLSNAAYRLNVRPLLRLACSSVFGSATGFTDMLVEHIPSARDSAVRKIEHTYTGPQDSMIAEAMKDCDPSGPLMVNVTKLYPKSDCSVFDAFGRVYSGTIQTGQTLRVLGEGYSPDDEEDMTVKEVTKLWVYQARYRIPISKAPAGSWVLIEGVDASIMKTATLCPLDLDEEVYIFRPLRFNTLPVVKTATEPLNPSELPKMVEGLRKISKSYPLAITKVEESGEHTILGTGEIYLDSIMKDLRELYSEVEVKVADPVVTFCETVVESSSMKCFAETPNKKNKITMLAEPLEKGLAEDIENGVVSIDWPRKKLGEFFQTRYDWDLLAARSIWAFGPDKQGPNILLDDTLPSEVDKNLLNSVKDSIVQGFQWGAREGPLCDEPIRNVKFKILDATIAPEPLHRGGGQIIPTARRVAYSAFLMATPRLMEPVYYVEIQTPIDCVSAIYTVLSRRRGHVTADVPKPGTPAYIVKAFLPVIESFGFETDLRYHTQGQAFCLSVFDHWAIVPGDPLDKSIVLRPLEPAPIQHLAREFMVKTRRRKGMSEDVSINKFFDEAMVAELALQAAELHQQMM